A region from the Ptychodera flava strain L36383 chromosome 12, AS_Pfla_20210202, whole genome shotgun sequence genome encodes:
- the LOC139145853 gene encoding uncharacterized protein produces the protein MYWSMEFRIGEGINKTQVMSRQSHNCTVCSLSFASRRYLERHGATKRHRHQEHLLRVNPADCLEGIQEQITKRFCTTTTNLTVTQSSPTTSTAVTSSHDPVIFSLVNNCYEEEHDDFHDHSALEKMSQWNEYYEEDDVSLCADDEDVNDETLSPSNDWYPFKDEHYAELACLLCAPRPLGETNLKYIWYLLQKRDMTTPSLYQVKQHLADLPGKLEPTLFVDTKGQEYYSLSVIDIIRTKMATPSTSGLLSHYPKLPTNNVIREMYEAKKWHLSRRFHTPMVEVNDEVFYSKDFVWIDQNGTLQLGYI, from the exons ATGTATTGGAGCATGGAGTTCCGCATCGGTGAAGG AATCAACAAGACTCAAGTCATGTCACGACAAAGTCATAATTGTACTGTGTGTAGCTTGTCTTTTGCATCAAGAAGATATTTAGAACGACATGGTGCAACCAAAAGACACAGACATCAGGAACATCTACTCAGGGTAAATCCTGCTGATTGTTTAGAAGGAATTCAAGAACAG atCACAAAACGCTTTTGTACAACGACTACAAATTTAACTGTCACACAAAGTTCACCAACAACATCAACAGCTGTTACATCTTCACATGATCCAGTGATTTTTTCCTTG GTCAACAATTGCTATGAAGAAGAACATGATGATTTCCATGATCATTCAGCTTTGGAAAAGATGAGTCAATGGAATGAAT ATTATGAAGAGGATGATGTGTCACTGTGTGCAGATGATGAGGATGTCAATGATGAAACATTGAGTCCCAGCAATGACTGGTACCCATTTAAAGATGAACACTATGCAGAACTGGCATGCCTTTTATGTGCTCCTCGTCCATTG ggAGAAACAAATTTGAAGTACATTTGGTATCTATTGCAGAAAAGAGATATGACAACACCTAGTTTGTATCAGGTGAAGCAGCATCTAGCTGATCTACCAGGAAAGCTAGAACCAACTTTG TTTGTAGACACTAAGGGACAGGAGTATTATTCTTTGTCTGTGATTGACATTATCagaaccaaaatggcaacaccAAGTACATCTGGTCTGCTTTCTCATTACCCAAAATTGCCAACTAATAATGTTATAAG GGAAATGTATGAAGCAAAGAAATGGCATCTCAGCCGTAGGTTTCATACGCCAATGGTAGAAGTAAACGATGAGGTTTTTTACTCGAAAGACTTTGTATGGATTGACCAAAATGGCACCCTACAACTTGGGTATATCTAA
- the LOC139146308 gene encoding uncharacterized protein, giving the protein MIAEIKSAGNDRLKQKLKTKYGINVTNNPLMELESFDNGRSLAFERLHNIELGIVKIFTHLTFEMIGATDKVEIEHKLKAFDWTAFKRTLSPSFVYKHQSYVGRDFKLWAQVAPFILASNVPPGHLQLWHLISEVFVFVHQSNIESDELRTLQMKGLINT; this is encoded by the exons ATGATTGCAGAAATAAAATCAGCAGGCAATGACAG ATTAAAACAGAAACTGAAAACCAAATACGGTATCAACGTCACTAATAACCCATTAATGGAATTAGAGTCATTTGATAATGGCAG ATCTCTTGCTTTTGAGAGACTTCATAATATTGAATTGGGAATAGTTAAAATATTCACCCACTTAACATTTGAGATGATTGGAGCTACTGACAAAGTAGAAATAGAACACAAATTAAAG GCTTTTGATTGGACAGCATTCAAAAGAACATTATCTCCATCTTTTGTATACAAACACCAGTCATATGTAGGAAGAGATTTCAAGCTATGGGCTCAAGTGGCACCATTCATACTTGCTTCAAACGTACCACCTGGGCATCTACAATTGTGGCACCTCATTAGCGAG gtttttgtatttgTGCACCAGTCAAACATAGAGTCAGATGAACTGCGTACTCTACAAATGAAAGGATTGATTAATACCTGA